A portion of the Bulleidia sp. zg-1006 genome contains these proteins:
- a CDS encoding bifunctional (p)ppGpp synthetase/guanosine-3',5'-bis(diphosphate) 3'-pyrophosphohydrolase, whose amino-acid sequence MKQFMNNPGVSDVLEEAKSYIHQEESLSLIEKAANYAIEKHAGQFRKSGEPYFIHLANVAYILATLRVDPQTISAGFLHDVIEDCGVSKSVLAEDFGEEVASLVESVTKIGTLEYKGKDDPEYQAANHRKIFIAMAKDIRVILIKLCDRLHNMRTLQFQTEASQKRIASETLDVYTPIAHRLGISTIKNELEDLSFYYLNRDEYYRIAHLVEAKKTERDHNVNVMIQNISKILKENHLEFRIFGRSKHLYSIYRKMKKKNKRFDEILDLLAIRIVTKTELNCYEVLGYIHATYKPIPGRLKDYIAVPKPNMYQSLHTTIIGDSGKIFEVQIRTEEMDAIAEKGIAAHWRYKEGTKYDKHTANKEIEAKLSWFKDFAIYSEENSSPSEYMETLQKDIFEANVYVMTPKGRVIDLPSGATPLDFAYRIHTDVGHTTVGAIVNDAMVPLNTTLHTGDVVNIRTQKGTGPSEDWLNVVKTNQAKNKIKAYFQKKESQLKEDRVPDGERLLSEELRKRGFDAKEYMDKAKIMDVCNSMQAQASNYTELMYGIATRNISVSSVAERLTNQKSRVAEDMNLSRSLNKAAVKKVSKSGLVVPGIDSIKMSLAHCCLPVYNDEIVGNITKTEGVKVHRTICPNAKHKGAHLIDVYWGDREVDQTYQTDLLVIASDRNFLLTDIVTVVSQCRLNLEAINATTNHETLTARFTMSVRVKNLEQLENLMANIRKIDSILSVERAIY is encoded by the coding sequence ATGAAACAATTCATGAATAATCCCGGTGTATCGGATGTTTTAGAAGAAGCTAAATCCTACATTCATCAAGAAGAATCTCTCTCCTTGATTGAAAAGGCGGCTAATTACGCCATTGAAAAACACGCTGGTCAATTTCGTAAAAGTGGGGAACCTTATTTTATTCATTTAGCGAATGTGGCGTATATCTTGGCTACCTTACGAGTGGATCCACAGACGATTAGCGCCGGTTTTTTGCATGATGTCATTGAGGATTGTGGTGTTTCAAAAAGTGTGTTAGCTGAAGATTTTGGTGAAGAAGTCGCTTCCTTGGTGGAATCTGTCACAAAGATTGGCACTTTAGAATACAAGGGGAAAGATGACCCTGAATATCAAGCGGCGAACCATCGTAAAATTTTTATTGCGATGGCCAAAGATATACGTGTCATTTTAATTAAGCTTTGCGATCGTCTGCATAATATGCGCACACTTCAATTTCAAACTGAAGCAAGCCAAAAAAGAATTGCATCAGAGACGTTGGATGTGTACACGCCTATTGCTCATCGCTTGGGTATTTCGACCATTAAGAATGAACTAGAAGATTTAAGCTTTTATTATTTAAACCGTGACGAATATTACCGTATTGCACATTTAGTGGAAGCTAAGAAAACCGAACGTGATCATAATGTGAATGTGATGATTCAAAATATTTCAAAGATTTTAAAAGAAAATCATTTGGAATTCCGTATTTTCGGGCGTTCAAAGCATTTGTATTCCATTTATCGAAAGATGAAAAAAAAGAATAAGCGCTTTGATGAAATCTTAGATTTGCTAGCAATCCGCATTGTAACAAAAACAGAATTGAATTGTTATGAAGTCTTAGGGTATATTCATGCAACTTATAAGCCGATTCCCGGTCGTTTAAAGGATTATATTGCGGTTCCGAAACCAAATATGTATCAATCTTTGCATACAACAATAATTGGTGATTCGGGCAAGATTTTTGAGGTGCAAATCCGTACAGAAGAAATGGATGCCATAGCGGAAAAAGGTATTGCGGCTCATTGGCGTTATAAAGAAGGAACGAAATACGACAAACACACCGCCAATAAAGAAATTGAAGCCAAGCTATCATGGTTTAAAGATTTTGCGATTTATTCAGAAGAAAATTCCAGTCCTTCCGAATACATGGAAACTTTACAAAAGGATATATTTGAAGCTAATGTTTATGTGATGACACCAAAAGGAAGAGTCATTGATTTACCAAGTGGGGCAACTCCTTTAGACTTTGCGTATCGGATTCATACCGATGTTGGTCATACAACCGTTGGTGCGATTGTGAATGATGCTATGGTTCCTTTAAACACGACCCTTCATACTGGAGATGTGGTCAATATTCGCACTCAAAAAGGAACAGGACCATCAGAAGACTGGTTAAATGTTGTTAAGACCAATCAAGCTAAGAATAAGATTAAAGCTTATTTCCAAAAGAAAGAATCACAATTAAAAGAAGATCGTGTTCCAGATGGTGAACGTTTATTGAGCGAAGAATTGAGAAAACGTGGTTTTGATGCGAAAGAATACATGGATAAAGCAAAAATCATGGATGTTTGTAACTCAATGCAGGCACAAGCTTCAAATTATACAGAGTTGATGTATGGGATTGCGACCAGAAATATTAGTGTTAGCTCAGTGGCTGAGCGTTTAACAAACCAAAAGTCCAGGGTGGCAGAAGATATGAACTTATCTCGTTCCTTAAATAAAGCGGCGGTTAAGAAAGTATCAAAGTCCGGTTTAGTGGTGCCGGGTATTGATTCGATTAAAATGTCTTTAGCGCATTGTTGTTTACCGGTGTACAATGATGAAATCGTTGGTAATATCACCAAGACGGAAGGGGTGAAGGTGCATCGAACCATTTGTCCAAACGCAAAGCACAAAGGAGCTCATTTAATTGATGTCTATTGGGGGGATAGAGAAGTTGATCAAACTTACCAAACTGATTTGTTGGTCATCGCCAGTGATCGTAACTTTTTACTAACGGATATCGTAACCGTTGTTTCACAATGTCGATTAAATTTAGAAGCTATCAATGCGACGACTAATCATGAAACCTTAACCGCTCGCTTCACAATGTCGGTTCGTGTAAAAAATTTGGAGCAGTTAGAGAATTTAATGGCAAATATTCGTAAAATTGATTCCATTCTATCGGTGGAAAGAGCGATTTATTAA
- the mraY gene encoding phospho-N-acetylmuramoyl-pentapeptide-transferase, which yields MKKKYIEIGIYLLGCIIVALGMPTTSAMAFYLSSALVLVIMPKFIQYLKKVSIQQTESEYALEKKSGTPIMAGLLFSLVTMVTTIIFAPNKGDLTLWMLVLGLVGFGMIGFVDDMTVVLKRNNAGLKARTRLLIEAILAIVMTFLLYQMKGLDYLKGASIFQCLGFLIIILLMFMGSTNAVNLTDGMDGLAGGVSLIAFMAYFIYAIQKQLPVIAIFCAAMGGSLFGYLFFNHKPAKVFMGDTGSLALGGSLATIALITHTELALILIAGIPVLEAMSVIIQISAVKLFHHRVFPYTPIHYSFKIWGLKEVQVVYLFWLLEFFFAMIGLWLLIH from the coding sequence ATGAAGAAAAAATATATAGAAATTGGTATTTATCTCTTAGGATGCATTATTGTTGCGCTTGGAATGCCGACTACATCAGCGATGGCTTTCTATTTAAGTAGTGCTTTAGTGTTGGTGATTATGCCTAAATTCATCCAATATTTAAAGAAAGTATCTATCCAACAAACCGAATCAGAATATGCTTTAGAAAAGAAAAGCGGAACACCTATTATGGCAGGACTATTGTTCTCCCTTGTGACAATGGTAACGACTATTATCTTTGCGCCAAATAAAGGCGATTTAACACTATGGATGTTAGTGCTAGGGCTTGTTGGCTTTGGAATGATTGGATTTGTGGATGATATGACGGTTGTTTTGAAACGAAATAACGCCGGTTTAAAAGCGAGAACTCGTTTATTGATTGAAGCCATTCTAGCTATTGTGATGACATTTCTTCTTTATCAAATGAAAGGCTTGGATTATTTAAAAGGAGCTTCTATTTTCCAATGCCTCGGCTTTCTTATCATTATCCTATTGATGTTTATGGGATCAACTAATGCGGTCAATTTAACCGATGGTATGGATGGTTTAGCCGGTGGGGTGAGTTTGATTGCTTTTATGGCTTATTTTATCTACGCTATTCAGAAACAATTACCAGTCATCGCTATCTTTTGTGCGGCTATGGGAGGTAGTTTATTTGGTTATTTATTCTTTAATCATAAACCGGCGAAGGTTTTTATGGGCGATACAGGCTCTTTAGCTTTGGGTGGTTCTTTAGCAACGATTGCCTTGATTACGCACACTGAATTAGCTTTGATATTAATTGCCGGTATTCCTGTTCTTGAAGCCATGAGTGTTATCATTCAAATTAGTGCAGTAAAATTATTTCATCATCGTGTTTTCCCTTATACACCAATTCATTATAGCTTTAAAATCTGGGGATTGAAGGAAGTTCAAGTTGTTTATTTATTCTGGTTATTGGAATTTTTCTTTGCGATGATTGGCTTATGGCTATTAATTCATTAA
- the murD gene encoding UDP-N-acetylmuramoyl-L-alanine--D-glutamate ligase codes for MLEQWKTLCKDKKIAIWGLGQEGESSYYFLHHLLPEMELTLIDQKGSPAFQKNYEKATLKTIEEVNLQDFDCILKAPGIVLKPDQELETISSQTELFLRMYREQVIGITGTKGKSTTSSLVYALLKQEKKVVLVGNIGKPCFEEIEAMEQGALAVFELSCHQMEYTRVSPHIAVFLNLYEEHLDHYGSFAKYGLAKSHIYAYQQDNDLAIVHPDLPDFLPKLQKAWYLQKDVYAKDGYFINPVAKMTMPKTKLIGHHNEQNMAIAVAIAMELGMHRKAIEQGLKEFEPLEHRLEYIGEYKGIHYVNDSISTIGQSCIQAIESLPLVQTILIGGMDRGIDYQVLENYIQTHPMYYYIFMYATGKRILSELGKKEKNFYAVETLKEAVSLAKKITNQGRMILLSPAASSYDAFKNFEDRGHQFKEMVKNDVE; via the coding sequence ATGTTGGAACAATGGAAAACTTTATGCAAAGATAAAAAAATAGCGATCTGGGGTTTAGGTCAAGAAGGAGAATCATCGTATTATTTTTTGCACCATTTATTACCGGAAATGGAACTCACTTTAATTGATCAAAAAGGTTCACCGGCTTTTCAAAAGAACTATGAAAAAGCTACTTTAAAGACCATTGAAGAAGTGAACTTACAAGATTTTGATTGCATCTTAAAAGCACCAGGTATCGTTTTAAAACCTGATCAAGAATTAGAAACCATTAGCTCGCAAACGGAATTATTTCTAAGAATGTATCGTGAACAAGTTATTGGTATTACTGGTACTAAGGGTAAAAGTACCACTAGCTCTTTAGTCTATGCGCTTTTAAAACAAGAGAAAAAAGTGGTTTTAGTTGGCAATATCGGTAAACCATGTTTCGAGGAAATCGAAGCTATGGAACAAGGTGCCTTGGCGGTTTTTGAATTATCTTGTCATCAAATGGAATATACACGTGTATCTCCTCATATTGCTGTGTTTTTAAATCTTTATGAAGAACATTTGGATCATTATGGCAGCTTTGCAAAATATGGTTTAGCGAAATCCCATATCTATGCTTACCAACAAGACAATGATTTAGCGATTGTTCATCCTGATTTACCGGATTTTTTACCAAAGCTTCAGAAAGCTTGGTATCTTCAAAAAGATGTTTATGCGAAAGATGGGTATTTCATCAATCCGGTTGCTAAAATGACTATGCCCAAGACAAAATTAATTGGTCATCATAATGAACAAAATATGGCGATAGCAGTGGCGATTGCTATGGAATTAGGGATGCATCGAAAAGCTATTGAACAAGGTCTAAAAGAATTTGAACCTTTGGAACATCGTTTGGAATACATAGGTGAATATAAAGGCATTCATTATGTGAATGATTCTATTTCCACCATTGGTCAATCTTGTATTCAAGCTATTGAAAGCCTTCCCTTGGTACAAACCATTTTAATTGGTGGTATGGATCGTGGCATTGATTATCAGGTATTGGAGAATTACATTCAAACCCATCCAATGTACTACTATATTTTCATGTATGCGACAGGAAAAAGAATTCTTTCGGAATTAGGAAAGAAAGAAAAGAATTTCTATGCAGTAGAAACGTTGAAAGAAGCTGTTTCACTAGCGAAAAAGATTACGAATCAAGGAAGAATGATTTTATTATCGCCAGCCGCTTCTTCTTACGATGCTTTTAAAAACTTTGAAGACCGTGGTCATCAATTTAAGGAAATGGTGAAAAATGATGTGGAATAA
- the secD gene encoding protein translocase subunit SecD — translation MPKKKNKRGSLGVFGLIVALLIVLASTTYKTIIRHINLGLDLQGGFEILYQIEPLQKGKAVDMPSVINSISKRVNVLGVNEPQISVEGNNRVRVQLAGAKDLDTARKLIGTTAKLTFRDVNDKELADSSILQEGGASLAYQNGEPVVSFKVANNAKFQAITREISRKTKGENVMVIWLDYKEGDSYKAEAQKQAQGKEPKYVSAASVNQALSGDSIIQGNFTEESARTLANLINSGSLPVKLNEISSNVVSAAYGQDALSKTAFAGMIGVGIVMLFMIFMYRLPGIIASIMLISYIWAVFGIYALMGATFTLSGIGALVLGIGMTVDANIVNYERIRQEMYAGKSIRTAVKEGQKLSFAAVFDAQFTTLIAALIMYIWGSGTVKGFATMLMITVFMTLVLNVGLSKILLDLVVKSGVCDNHPTWFAVKPNQIPDVSNGEKQFYTGTHHVDYVGKAKYLIRTAIVVIALFLGLGIFNQVKGNGFFNLGIDFSSGTKLTVASNKNITTMEVQKEFEKLGLKGYSFQASGDKTVYATTKQAISTEQLTQVKKDLKKVYGQEPGDNIVTPVVGRDLVHNAFILTIVAWIAMMSYVTIRYEWDYALSCLLALVHDVLIVLAVFGILRLEVNIELISVLLTIIGYSINNSIIVFDRIREQMRLHKNKASVDYKMVVNDAIDATIKEALNSSFTTIVPVIILLAFGSRAIFTFIFAMLVGLMAGTFSSIFISPILWNYIRTHHKPKEKNKKKKESRKEHLDEYTIPGINA, via the coding sequence ATGCCAAAAAAGAAAAATAAAAGAGGAAGTCTAGGGGTATTCGGTTTAATCGTTGCTCTTTTGATTGTATTGGCTTCCACAACCTATAAGACCATTATTCGTCATATTAACCTTGGTCTTGATTTGCAAGGGGGATTTGAAATCCTTTACCAGATTGAGCCGCTTCAAAAAGGGAAAGCGGTGGACATGCCGTCGGTCATCAATAGTATCAGTAAGCGTGTGAATGTCTTAGGGGTAAACGAACCACAAATTAGTGTGGAAGGGAATAATCGTGTGCGTGTCCAATTGGCTGGTGCCAAGGATTTAGATACGGCTCGTAAGTTAATTGGAACTACCGCTAAGTTAACCTTCCGTGATGTGAATGATAAAGAGTTAGCCGATTCTTCCATCCTGCAAGAAGGTGGTGCTTCTTTAGCTTACCAAAATGGTGAACCGGTAGTTTCTTTTAAAGTAGCTAATAATGCGAAATTCCAAGCCATTACTAGAGAAATCTCCAGAAAAACCAAAGGTGAAAATGTTATGGTTATCTGGTTAGACTATAAGGAAGGTGATTCTTATAAAGCGGAAGCACAAAAACAAGCGCAAGGAAAAGAACCAAAATACGTTTCTGCGGCTTCGGTTAACCAAGCCTTATCAGGTGATTCCATTATTCAAGGTAATTTTACGGAAGAAAGTGCTCGTACCTTAGCGAACTTAATCAACTCCGGTTCTTTACCAGTGAAGTTAAATGAAATTTCTTCCAATGTTGTTTCGGCGGCTTATGGGCAAGACGCTCTTAGTAAGACTGCTTTTGCGGGTATGATTGGCGTTGGTATTGTGATGCTATTTATGATTTTCATGTATCGTTTACCGGGTATCATCGCTTCTATTATGTTGATATCTTATATTTGGGCTGTTTTTGGTATTTATGCCTTAATGGGTGCTACCTTTACTCTATCGGGTATTGGTGCCTTGGTATTGGGAATTGGCATGACAGTTGATGCGAATATTGTCAATTATGAACGTATTCGTCAAGAAATGTATGCTGGTAAATCGATTCGAACTGCTGTTAAAGAAGGGCAAAAGCTATCTTTTGCGGCTGTCTTTGATGCCCAATTCACAACCTTAATTGCGGCTTTAATTATGTATATTTGGGGTTCTGGTACGGTCAAAGGCTTTGCGACAATGTTGATGATTACTGTCTTTATGACATTGGTCTTAAATGTTGGTTTATCTAAGATTTTATTAGATCTTGTTGTGAAGTCTGGTGTTTGTGATAATCATCCAACTTGGTTTGCAGTAAAACCAAACCAAATTCCAGATGTTTCAAATGGTGAAAAACAGTTCTACACAGGAACACATCATGTGGATTATGTTGGTAAAGCGAAATATCTAATTCGTACAGCAATTGTAGTGATAGCACTTTTCTTAGGTCTGGGTATTTTTAATCAAGTCAAAGGCAATGGTTTCTTTAACTTAGGAATTGATTTTAGCTCTGGTACAAAATTAACCGTTGCTTCTAATAAGAACATTACAACAATGGAGGTTCAAAAGGAATTTGAAAAGTTGGGCTTAAAGGGCTATTCTTTCCAGGCGTCTGGAGATAAGACGGTTTATGCGACAACCAAGCAAGCTATCTCAACGGAACAACTAACCCAAGTGAAGAAAGATTTAAAGAAGGTTTATGGACAAGAACCCGGTGATAATATTGTTACACCGGTGGTTGGTCGTGACTTAGTTCATAATGCCTTTATCTTAACGATTGTGGCTTGGATTGCGATGATGTCTTATGTGACCATCCGTTATGAATGGGATTATGCCTTATCCTGTTTGCTGGCTTTGGTGCATGATGTCTTAATTGTGTTAGCCGTCTTTGGCATATTAAGGTTAGAAGTGAATATTGAGTTGATTTCAGTCTTATTGACGATTATTGGTTATTCGATTAATAACTCCATTATTGTCTTCGACCGTATTCGTGAACAAATGAGACTTCATAAGAATAAAGCAAGTGTTGACTATAAGATGGTTGTCAATGATGCCATTGATGCGACGATTAAAGAAGCCCTTAATTCTTCCTTTACAACGATTGTTCCAGTTATTATTTTATTAGCTTTTGGAAGTCGAGCTATCTTCACATTCATCTTTGCGATGCTAGTGGGACTAATGGCCGGTACTTTCTCATCTATTTTCATCTCACCAATTTTATGGAACTACATTCGTACACACCATAAACCAAAGGAAAAGAATAAGAAAAAGAAAGAAAGTCGAAAAGAACACTTGGATGAATACACTATTCCAGGTATCAATGCTTAA
- a CDS encoding post-transcriptional regulator, giving the protein MNKEVFDVNHPSVQLAMVLKLEQMKRTQVPTLSYSDLEDYLTLFIWKNGISDSLTEAVDTIWKIEAKDIIRFLSVQAIREGAKMPITDFSEMIGG; this is encoded by the coding sequence ATGAACAAAGAAGTCTTCGATGTAAATCATCCATCGGTTCAATTAGCGATGGTTTTAAAATTAGAACAGATGAAAAGGACACAAGTTCCGACTCTTAGTTATAGTGACTTAGAAGACTATTTAACTTTGTTTATCTGGAAAAATGGAATAAGCGATAGCTTAACCGAGGCGGTGGATACGATTTGGAAGATTGAAGCGAAAGATATTATTCGTTTTTTATCGGTCCAAGCCATCCGTGAGGGGGCTAAGATGCCAATAACCGATTTTTCAGAAATGATTGGAGGATAA
- a CDS encoding adenine phosphoribosyltransferase: MALNLVDYIASIPDFPSKGILFRDVTPLIQNGEAFQEVTNQLESYARKVKADVIVGPESRGFIFGCPLAVQMGIGFIPVRKPGKLPRETISKGYTLEYGTNEVFMHKDAIQSGQRVLIVDDLLATGGTAKATCEMVEELGGTVAGCAFIIELYGNGMEGREVLKDYDVFSMVELSDQ, encoded by the coding sequence ATGGCACTCAATTTAGTAGACTATATCGCCTCTATTCCGGATTTTCCAAGCAAGGGAATCTTGTTTAGAGACGTTACGCCATTGATTCAAAATGGAGAAGCGTTTCAAGAAGTAACCAATCAATTAGAAAGCTATGCTAGAAAAGTCAAAGCGGATGTCATCGTCGGACCAGAAAGCCGTGGTTTCATTTTTGGTTGTCCTTTAGCTGTACAAATGGGTATTGGTTTTATTCCCGTACGCAAACCGGGAAAATTACCTCGCGAAACTATTTCTAAAGGCTATACTTTGGAATATGGTACTAACGAAGTGTTTATGCATAAAGATGCCATTCAATCTGGACAACGTGTTTTAATCGTGGATGACTTATTGGCAACAGGCGGTACTGCAAAGGCAACTTGTGAAATGGTTGAAGAACTAGGTGGTACGGTTGCTGGTTGTGCTTTTATCATTGAGTTATATGGTAATGGCATGGAAGGAAGAGAAGTGTTAAAAGATTACGATGTCTTTAGTATGGTGGAATTAAGCGATCAATAA
- a CDS encoding HAD family phosphatase — protein sequence MEIKALLFDCDGLMFETESIANRIWQEARSIYHKELPNDFFRHITGSGGKEIADYLHQLHFDDIEIFVKKRHFDLDFWSYSKGLFKSQRINSFISIP from the coding sequence ATGGAAATAAAGGCACTATTGTTCGATTGTGATGGTTTGATGTTTGAAACTGAAAGCATTGCGAATAGGATTTGGCAAGAAGCAAGGAGTATTTATCATAAAGAATTACCCAATGATTTTTTTCGACATATCACTGGTTCCGGTGGAAAAGAAATAGCGGATTATCTGCATCAACTTCATTTTGACGATATTGAGATTTTCGTTAAAAAAAGACATTTTGATTTAGATTTTTGGTCGTATTCAAAAGGACTGTTTAAATCGCAAAGGATTAATTCCTTTATTTCAATACCTTGA
- a CDS encoding HAD family phosphatase, translating to MFGRIQKDCLNRKGLIPLFQYLEKEKYKLAICSSSHSEYVQTLVNTVSYPLQFETIIGRDMVKYAKPNPDIFLLGAKVLDVNPKECLVSEDSKAGILAAKKAGMHSIFIEDTIKVDNDFKEAIDFKLDSLLDVVDLLEENKHVGTMENFMQR from the coding sequence ATTTTTGGTCGTATTCAAAAGGACTGTTTAAATCGCAAAGGATTAATTCCTTTATTTCAATACCTTGAAAAAGAAAAGTATAAGCTTGCGATTTGTTCGTCCTCCCATTCGGAGTATGTGCAAACTTTAGTAAATACTGTTTCTTACCCTTTGCAGTTTGAAACAATTATTGGCAGAGATATGGTTAAATATGCTAAACCAAATCCAGATATATTCTTGTTAGGGGCAAAAGTATTAGATGTAAATCCAAAAGAGTGTCTTGTTTCAGAAGATTCAAAAGCGGGTATCTTAGCCGCAAAAAAAGCAGGTATGCATTCTATCTTCATAGAGGATACAATAAAAGTGGATAATGACTTCAAGGAAGCGATTGATTTTAAACTTGATAGTTTATTAGATGTAGTGGATTTATTAGAGGAGAATAAGCATGTTGGAACAATGGAAAACTTTATGCAAAGATAA
- a CDS encoding DHH family phosphoesterase, which produces MMWNKQKIEYNPYPVENLVGKLLSMVTEDETKIQEVLSAPREIVYSKADCVLKCVERLKMAKEKQEKVLIAGDYDCDGVCSTGIMKYSLDQYGIKNGYYIPGRVKEGYGLQVHTVELAKEKGYSLILTVDNGVKAFPALEKAKELGIEVIVTDHHQIEEPVPVDILVHPTFMEKEYRYFSGAGVALEISYYLIGEVKEMIALAGVAALGDVMPPFAQTRTLIQKAVQYLQEGCVPALQKLVSKGSQIDVQTLQFTIIPKLNSLGRMSHLANVNQLVKYLLTKNEEAQNKMAKQIDQINQERKKASQLKAKELENKVQGKAIEVLYDPDLLEGICGQIAGRITNQIKRPCLVLTKTDGDIIKGSGRSVPGVNLFEALKDFAFFESFGGHEQACGLSVSEENFSAFQTYVANLQLESQEDKGKDVLVLEPEDLSFKAVQALMNLEPYPSEWKEPLICIEKPDFIEFKAYSSMQKYSFKVNGEKVEAILYANKGIQANLQASHFIGTLSINSFRNQEKIQMVIEDLW; this is translated from the coding sequence ATGATGTGGAATAAACAAAAGATAGAATATAATCCTTATCCCGTAGAAAACTTAGTGGGTAAGCTATTAAGCATGGTGACAGAAGATGAAACCAAAATTCAAGAAGTTTTATCAGCGCCTAGAGAAATTGTATATTCCAAAGCTGATTGTGTTTTAAAGTGTGTTGAGCGTTTAAAAATGGCGAAAGAGAAACAAGAGAAAGTCTTAATTGCCGGCGATTATGATTGTGATGGTGTTTGTTCAACCGGTATCATGAAATATAGCTTGGATCAATATGGGATTAAAAATGGTTATTATATTCCGGGCCGCGTCAAAGAGGGCTATGGCTTACAAGTGCATACGGTTGAGCTGGCGAAAGAAAAAGGTTATTCTTTGATTTTGACAGTGGATAATGGTGTAAAAGCCTTTCCCGCTTTGGAAAAAGCGAAAGAGCTAGGTATTGAGGTAATTGTGACCGACCATCACCAAATTGAAGAACCGGTTCCGGTGGATATTCTTGTGCATCCAACTTTTATGGAAAAAGAGTATCGTTATTTTTCAGGAGCAGGAGTGGCTTTAGAAATTTCTTATTATCTAATTGGTGAAGTCAAAGAAATGATTGCCTTAGCCGGGGTTGCTGCCTTGGGGGATGTGATGCCTCCCTTTGCACAAACACGAACTTTAATTCAAAAAGCAGTTCAATATTTGCAAGAAGGTTGTGTTCCCGCTTTGCAAAAATTAGTTTCTAAGGGTAGTCAAATCGATGTTCAAACACTTCAATTTACTATTATTCCTAAGTTAAATAGTTTAGGAAGAATGAGCCATTTAGCGAATGTGAACCAATTAGTCAAGTACTTATTAACCAAGAATGAAGAAGCCCAAAACAAAATGGCCAAGCAGATTGATCAAATCAATCAAGAAAGAAAAAAAGCTTCCCAACTGAAAGCAAAAGAATTGGAAAATAAAGTGCAGGGGAAAGCGATTGAAGTTCTTTATGATCCAGATTTGTTAGAAGGGATTTGTGGGCAAATTGCAGGTCGAATAACAAACCAAATTAAACGTCCTTGTTTGGTGTTAACGAAAACCGATGGTGATATTATCAAGGGAAGTGGTCGTTCTGTTCCGGGTGTGAATTTATTTGAAGCTTTAAAAGACTTTGCGTTTTTTGAAAGCTTTGGTGGTCATGAACAGGCTTGTGGTTTAAGTGTTTCAGAAGAAAATTTTTCAGCTTTTCAAACCTATGTCGCCAATCTTCAGCTTGAAAGTCAAGAAGATAAGGGCAAAGATGTATTGGTCTTGGAACCGGAGGATTTAAGCTTTAAGGCAGTGCAAGCTTTAATGAATTTAGAACCTTATCCAAGTGAATGGAAAGAGCCATTGATTTGTATTGAAAAACCGGATTTTATTGAATTTAAAGCCTATTCTTCTATGCAAAAATACAGTTTTAAAGTAAATGGAGAAAAAGTAGAAGCTATTCTTTATGCTAATAAAGGCATTCAAGCCAATTTACAAGCTTCCCACTTTATTGGCACCCTTTCCATTAATTCTTTTCGGAATCAAGAGAAAATCCAAATGGTTATCGAAGATTTATGGTGA